In Chitinophaga oryzae, the sequence ATGGAAATTATGTTCCTACCATACTCCCGTTACGGTATGATGCTTTTATTTACCTGGACGAAACTTCGGCTTTGCATCCTTTGCATATTCAACCGGACGGCCATCAGATGCCGGAAACATTTCCATTTGGAGTTTAATAGTGAAAGATATTGTAAGTGACATAAGTGTGCCTGGACGCGGTCCTTATGTGCGTTCTTTTGCCAGGTAATAAATTACTTCCTCATTTGTTACTTGTGCGAAGTCATCATAAAACGCCCCGACTCCCCGGAAAAGCGTTGGTATATGTAATATTATCAATTCATCAACCACTTTTGATAACATGGCGTAGGCATTTTGTGAAGCTACCGGAGCCGCCACTATTATTTTGGCTGGGTTTTCTTTTCGTAACATCTTGACTGTGGCCAATAGTGTATTTCCTGTGGCGATGCCATCATCTACAACGATGACTGTTTTTCCGTTGATCGGTTCTGGCTGGCGGTCGCCCAGGTACATATGATACATTTCCCGCAGGCGCTTGCGGATGCGCGTGGTAGCTTCATCGATATAGGCAGGGGAAACTTCTTTGTGCGATACAAGATAGCGGTCTGTCAGGCTAACAGCGCCAATCGCATATTCTTCATTGGCAGGATGGCCAATTTTTTTAGTAAGCACAAGACTGAGGGGGAGATGCAGATTTTTAGCAATTACATAGGCAATGGGGACTCCTCCGCGGGGTACCGCCAATACCAATCCTCCTGGTTGTTCTTTATATTTTTTTAGCAAAGGAGCTAATTGCTGAGCGGCTGTAATCCTGTTACTAAACATAATTTAACATTTAGTTGAGACGAGGTTATATATGTACCTGAAGATAGAGATTGAACCATATCGCGGCATCTTCAGCTACTTTATCCATAGCATTTCCTTCCTCGAATAAGTGGCCGGCACCTTCTATGATAAGTAGTTTTTTAGGTCCCTGCAGTCGTTCATAGGCGAAATGGTTATATGCTATCACATCATGATCAAGGCTGCCTACAATAAGCAGCGTGGGTGCTGTTATTGTTGATAGTATGTTAGCGGCAAGATCCGGTCTTCCACCCCGGCTGACGATTGCTCGGATTTGTGGTAAAGCGGAGGCGGCAGTTAGCGCGGCTGCCGCTCCGGTACTCGCACCAAAGTATCCTAATTGGCAATGATGGGCATGCGGCAAATTCTCCAGCCATTTTGTAACACTGATGAGCCTGTTACCAAGTAGTTGTATATTGAATCGCGTGTAATAATCTGCTGCCTCCTCTTCTTTTGTCAGCAAATCGAATAGTAATGTTCCAAAATTATATTCCCGCAATTTGGACGCCACCGTTTTGTTTCGCGGACTAAATCTGCTGCTGCCGCTTCCGTGACAAAAAATGATAATGGAGTTCGCCGTTTCAGGAATTACCAGCTCACCTTCCAACAATTTATTGTCTACCGGGATTTTTACTATTTCATTAAAACGGTCCATATTCAAATGTATCAAAGCGCCTCATTATTATAAATGACGGTCGTCAGAATTATAAATGACGGATGTCAGATAAATAATGATTTTTAGATCATAAATTCTTTCCCATCAGCGGCCACATCAAGTGTAAGACTATCATCAGCCAACCCGGAGATCTTCTTTTTTCCTGCTGTGGGATCTTTTACGAACCAGGATCCAAAATGTGTGAAGATCAGGTGTTTGGTATATTTTCTGAAGAAATCAACGAGATCGGGAACGCCTGTGTGACCAAACAGGCGGCCATCGCTGTTTTTTCTTACCATTCCGCCCCGCCTGAAATAGCTGGCTTCCGTTATTACAGCGTCCAATCCTGTCAGAAAGCGGTGGTATGATGAGGGAATGCTGATCATATCGCCTGTATAAAAGAGCCGGCAGTTCCCTTTTTCTATCAGATAGCCCTGCGATTTAACCCTGGTACTGTGAATGGTCGGAATAGGGGTTATCTTATAGCCGTTTTGAACAAAAGGATCAGATATTACACGAATGTTTGATTCCTGCCAGGGCTCCGGCGCAAAAACAAGCATCGGAAAATCAAAACTCGCTTTTTCATTAATAAAATAGGCATGATCAGGATGCAGATGGGTCAGCAGCACAAATGAGGGAGCATATGACAGGTATTCTTTCTCTCCCATGTCGCACAAGATTTGGCCGTCAACCATGATGCCGGAATGTTTTTGGTATGCCGGCTGGCTTACAGCGATCTCGCCTATGGCCCCTAATATTTTGATCCGCATAATGCATGCCCTATTGTTCTGCAAAGGTATCATTATCCCTATAAAGGGAAAGCTTGGTGAAGATTTTTACAACTATAAAATATTAGGTGCATGTAACCCGCCGTTTGCCTATCAGGTATTGTTAGCAGAAGACAAAATTGGTGCTATGCTTCCCTGTAATATAATTGTTCAGGAAAAAAAGCCAGGTACGATTGAAGTGTCAGCCATAAACCCAATCGTATCTATGAAGGCTGTACTAAATAAAGACTTACACAAGATCGCGGCGGAGATAAAAAAACAAATTGAAGCGTGTTTTGGAGCAGTTGTGATGGTTCGGAAAATCAATAACCCATTACTATTTTAAAAATAGCTAATTAAAGTCGGGCGAGGTGGACAATTATCGAACCCATTTTTACAATGTCTGGAGGCTTTGGGAGAGTTTGTAATCCATAGTGGAGGATTGACGCGACTGGGAATAACAGAGTAACCTGAATGTCAATATGTCGTTCAGGTTGTCACAGTATTCACAATTTGCGTCTAAGAGACAAACAAATTAGAAAAGCAAATATGAAAAAGTCATCTTTCGATTCAAAAACAGCCATTGTAATCGGCGGAACAAGCGGCATGGGCAAAGCCACAGCAAAGTTATTATTGGAGCATGGCGCTAAAGTGATTGTCATTAGTAAAAGCCAGGCGAGTGTTGATGCAGCACTAACCGAATTGAGTGCATTCGGCGAAGTTTCCGGAGTAAGACTTAATCTTACCTCAGACATAGAGGTGGCTAATTACATTTCTATACTTGAAAAAGATGGTCGATCAATTAACTATCTGGTTAATGCTTCCGGCATTTTTGCACCTAAACCATTCTTGGATAGCACCCGCGAGGATTATGACGCTCTCCTGGATATCAATCGTGGATTTTATTTTATTACGCAGGCAGTCGCAAAGAAAATGAAAACAAACGGTGGTGGTTCCATTGTTAACATTGGTTCATACTGGGCAGAACATGCGGTCAAAGGAATGCCTACATCAGCTTACTCAATGGCCAAAGCAGCTTTGCAGGCTTTTACACGACATGCGGCCATGGAGTTGTCGGATGATAAGATCCGCGTAAACGCTATCGCTCCGGGGATTGTTGAAACCGGTGTTTTAGACGAACTGATGGGGTCGGAAGAAGGTGTGAAAGAAGCCTATAAGGGATTTAACAGTATCCACCCGTTAGGCCGAAACGGCCAACCAAAGGATGTCGCTAATGCGATCGTGTTTTTATTGTCTGATGAAGCGGCATGGATTACAGGCACTGTCCTGGATATTGATGGCGGATTGGCTGCAGGCCGAAGTTAATTTTTATTGAATAACTTGTGGTTATTCTGAAATGTTTCACCGTAAATATTTGACATGCATCCATTTATCGAAAAGTACGATGAGAGCCAGGACATCATCACCGTGCAGCAGGCTTGTGAAGGCTCAAGACAAGCCATGGAAAAACTGGTTGGCCGTCACCAGCGGTTCATTTATAACGTTGCGCTCAAACTGGTAAAGGATGCTGATGATGCCGCTGATCTGACACAGGAGGTTCTCATTAAAATGGTCACCAGGCTTAGTTTATTCAATGGTAAAAGCAGTTTTCGCACTTGGTTGTATCGCATGGTCATGAATCATTTTATCAGTTGTAAGCGCAAAAAGGTAGAGAAGGAAGTGATTTCTTTTAATCAACTTGGCGTCTATATCGATGAAGTACGCGATGGTGACGATATGAGCGTAGAAGAACAGGAACAATATAGTGATTACATTACGGACGTGCGCAACAATTGTATATCCGGCATGTTGCTATGCCTGGACAGGCAGCAGCGGATTGTCTTCATACTTGGTGGTATATTTAACCTTAAATCATCCGTTGCATCTGTGTTACTTGATATTACGCCGGAGAATTTCAGAAAGCAATTGTCCCGGGCTAAGGCTGATCTTTTTCAATTTATGGACCATAAGTGTGGGTTAATAAATCCGGAAAATCCATGCCGTTGTTTTAAGAAAGCCAAGGGATTTATGAATGAAGGGAAAATAGATGCCAAAACCCAAACCTTCAAATCGGAATATCACCAATCTATTCTTTCCGTTTCGGGTGCTAAAAATAAGGAACTAGATGACCTTATGGAGTCCAAATACCTTCATTTCTTTACCAGTCAGGCCTATGCGGATACTAAAGTTGGAGATCAGCTTATAGAAGTGCTACTGCTTGACCCTCAAATTAAGCAGTTGTTTCATTTAAACTGAGAGCAGGTATCATAGATAGTTGGATCTTAAATAGATTATACCTTATGGCTCAACTGTGAAAACCAACGGTTGAGCCATAAGGTATTTCTTGAGCTTGTACTGTAAAATCGGGTAGTTTAAAATTAGAGAAAATAGGCAATTATTGATAACTTTAAAATGGAGGTAATTGCCATGAAAAAATCCAAATCGTTCAATGGTAGTTTCCGGAAGGAATGTCTGAAAGACATAAAAACGCCCCCAATCTCTGGTTTACCGTGTCCAGGATTGAACACAAGCTCAGGGATCTCAACTATCACTTTTCGAGACTAACTCTGGGGCATTTGAACAACAACCGCGGATTTAAGTGGATCTTTCTTAACAGGCAACGGCAACAACAAAGTAATGAACAGGAGTAGCTATAAAATAACCAGGCCAGACACTGAGATCCGGGGACTTGTAGATTACTTTTGGGAGGGTGAGGTGTGTCTTGATTCAACCCGCCAAACGAGTTTTGAATACCTCGCACCTGCATCAACGGCAGTAGATTTGATCTTTTTTAATAAGGGCTATTTCAAAGATAGCTTGTCTGAAAAGACAATTGCTCAAAATGGAATCATCTACGGTCAAAAAGCATCATTCAACAGGTACAGCACAACATCGAAACAAGCTACAATTTTTGGTATAAAGTTGAAGTCGTCTTTCGTGTTCCATATGCTGCGAGTCCCGGCTTCCGAAATCACCGGGCACCAAGTTGACTTACGTACCCTATTGGGCTGTAGCGGCGATAGATTGACAGAACTCATACTTTCTTCACATTCGATGGAGGAAAAAGCGGACACTTTTACACGCTTTTTGAAAGGGCAACAACGAGAAGTACAAACTAAATTTCGTGCGCTCGAAAAGTTAATTGCATCCGTTGATTTTCTGGCCGAACCCTCCGAAATTAGCAACCAATTGGGCTCCTTCTTTCTATCCCGAAGGCAATTTGAGCGAGACTTTAAAACCCTGACAGGGTTTTCAGTCAGGAAGTTTTCCAGGCTCAAAAGGTTTGAACTTTTCTTCCAGGCGATTCAATCCAATCAACTAACCTCAAGTTTTACTCAGGCGGCCTACCAGTTCGGCTACTACGATCAAGCACATCTTAATAGAGATTTTAAGGAGTTTACAGGAGTCTCGCCTAAAAGATACGCCGATACCTTCCTACGGTAAATTGTCGTTTCGATACAATTTTGCGCCGCCGGCAAATGCCAACTTTGTCTGAAATCAAAGAAAATTTTCAGATATGGCTACAATCACAGAAAACAAGGAAATCTGCCAACGGTTCTTCAGTGAGCTCCATGACAAAGGCAACTTCAACATCATAGAAGAATTGGTTGATCCCAATGTCATTTCACACGACCCGTTTCCTGGCCAACCTTCGGGCTCAGAAGGGGTTCGCAGTACCATGACGATATTTCGCAATGCGTTTCCCGACCTTAAGCTCATTCACAATGACATGATTGCCGAGGGTGACAAGGTGATGATTAAATTTACAGCCACCGGCACCCACAAAGGGGAATTTATGAACATACCCCCAACCGGCAATAAAATCGCTTACGAGGAAGTAGTTATTCTGCGACTGAAGGATGGAAAAATAGTAGAGCATTGGGCGGTGGCCGACGCAATGACGCTTTTACAGCAATTAGGGGTGAAGGAGATTTGAGACTGACAAAGGCAATTCTATTCTTCTATAATTCTTCTTTCAACGCCAGAACAGTGCGCTGTTTGTTGACGCTGATCCGGACATAAAGAGGAGGGAGGCCGGTTTGTTTTTTACCATGGTTTTTTCTTAGGTAGAAGTATACCCCAAAGCCGTGATTGCTTTGCATTTTTTGTCAGTTTTTTTGCGTTAGTCAATCGCTCTAAATCCTTGCTACTTGTCAAGCAAAAAGTGACATCAAATGAGGGATTTTGAGTTCATTTGAGCATCTTGCAACGCCCTGAAATAGAATGTGTGGCAATGACAAAGGATACCAAAATTACATTTCGTATTTGTACCTTTTGGGTCGCACATGAATTCAATAAAAAGGGCTTTTGAGGCGAATTAAAAAGGAAAAGCCTGTAAAATCATTGATTTTACAGGCTTTGAGCTTCGTTGAGAAGCGGAAAGTCGGGATGACTGGATTCGAACCAGCGGCCTCTTCGTCCCGAACGAAGCGCGCTACCGGGCTGCGCTACATCCCGTTTTTGTTCGGGGCCACAAAGTAAACACGATTTTTTTAAAAATCCAATTTTTTTTTGCCGGGGAAACCTCAAAATGGCAAGCCTCCCTGCCATCACCGGCGCTCAGGAAGCCCCTCCCGGAAACGCCCCGGCGCCATGCCGGTAAACTGTTTGAACTCCTTGATGAGGTGATTTTGATCATAGTATCCATGTTCCAGTGCGACCGCCATAAAGTCCACCGGGCGGGCGTACAGCAGCGCCAGGCAGGCCTGCACGAAACGGTGCTGCCGCAGGAATAGCTTGGGAGGCAGGCCGGTATAATAGCGGAAGTTCCGTTCCAGCCATTTGTAGTTAACGCCCAGGAAAGCGGTTAATTCTTTAACGGTCGTGAGGCCCTTACGCTGACAGATATACGAAAAGGCGGTTTCCAGCAGGCTGTTATGCCCCGGCTGTTCCGGCAGCTGTGTGGCCATCCAGGCTTCTGTGGCGTGTATCTTAGCCGTTGTGGAGGTAGCTGAGGCCAGCTGCTGTAGCAGTGTGGTGCTCTCGGGGCCCAGCAGTGCCGGCAAGCTCCCGGCGGCGCCCTGTTGCAGGCGGGCGGGTAGCAGGGGCCAGCGCTGGTAGAAGAGCACGGGGTTGAACCGGACGATGAGCAGTTCGCCCTCCGGCCGTTGCAGCTGCAGCGTGGTCTTTTCCAGGTACTGGCTGCTGATCCAGGCGCCGGCAAGGGTAACGGTGCGGTTGCCGGTGGTGAACGTGATGCGGTCTTCGGGATGAGGAAGAAACGCAACGGCGGGCATACCGTCGCTGACGGCGAGGCAGCTGTCTTCCAGGCGCGCGGCGGGCAGTACATAAAAGCCGGTGATCAGCCGTGACAGTGCGGCGGACGGGCGGATCATCTCCAGGCTTTGCATGTATTGGTACAGCGTTACGGGCATAGTGCAAAAGTAAAGGCGGAACGTCGGCCTGGGAAATAAATTAATGTCTAATTTTTACTACACAGTTACGCGGCACGATGGCATTTTTGCGGTTAAAAACATGATACTCCCTGTTATGGCCTATGGCCACACGATACTGCGAACACCCTGTACGGAGGTGCCGGCGGATTTCCCCGGGCTGGCTGAACTGGTGGAAAATATGTGGCAGACGCTGGCGGGTGCCCGCGGGGTGGGACTGGCCGCGCCGCAGGTCAATCAGCCGCTGCGGCTGTTTATCGTGGAAAGCCGGTCCACCTTCAACCAACTCGGTCCGGAAGAACGCGCCCGGCTTTTCCCTGACGGCGCCGGCATCCGGGAAACATTCATCAACCCGCGGATAACGGCCGTCTCCGCGGAGGACTGGGAGGACGAAGAAGGCTGCCTCAGCATCCCCGGCCTGTGGGCGCCGGTGCGCCGTCCATGGAGCATTACCATCGAATATCAGGACGCGGACCTGCGCCCGCGGCGGCGGACCTGTGCGGGCCTCACCGCACGGATGATACAGCATGAATATGACCACCTGGAAGGCCGTCTTTATCTCGATCTCCTGTCACCCCTGCAACGGAAACTGTTGGCCGGCAAACTCGAAAAAGTGCGCAAAGGCCGTTACAGGGCTGGTTACCCGATCAAATAAATCGTACCTTGCCGCCATGAAAATGAGCCAATATCTGCGGCAGGGGAAATCCGAAAACTACCAGGATGCGGAAGAAAAAGGGCTGCTGAAAGCCGGTGACGTGGCCCGTATGCTGACGAAGAAATTCAACGAGAAAATATCGGCGAAGGAACTGGCGCCTTTCGCTACGGAATGGCACCACGCCGGCGTATTCAAAGCCGGCAACACGCTGAAAGGGAAAAAGATCTATTTCTTTTCGCCGGCAGCCGTGGAGAAGATAACGCTGGCTCAACTGCTGGCTGGCAGGCAACAACCGGTAAAGGATACACGGGCCGTGAAAGGATGGTTCCCGCAGTTTTTTCGTATGACCGACCCCGTGAGCCGCCGTACTTACAACAAACGTTTTGTCGGCATCTATGAAGGGCCGGCCCATAAAGCGCCAAAAGGCTTCAAAGCACTGCCGGAAGCGGTATTTGCCAAAGCGGTACTACAAAAGGGAAAGGAGCTGAAAGCAGGAGAGGAGCCCGTCTTCTAAGCCCGTAGTTCCGCTGTTATCTGCCTGTAGCCCGCGGTAAAAACACCTGCCGGCGCATAACGTTCCACCCTGTCAAGGATGTCGGCGAAAGGCTTTTTACGAAAGAAACTGCGGTCCAGCCGCAATTTACGGTCACCATAACAAATGGTTAACTGCGCTTCACGGTAACGCCCTACGCGCGCCATGTCGATACTGGTAACGTCGGTCCAGCTAAAATGATGCGGCCGCCAGCCGCCGCTAAAACGCACGGTGTTCGGACCAAGGACCAGCTTCAGCCGCGTATAGGCATACATGGACCAGGCCAGGAAAAAAAACGCAAAACCCATGAAAATAATGTTCTGCCCTTTGATCTCGGTAAACTCCAGGTAAACCATTTCTGCGCCCATACATATCATCAAGATGGCGGCCACATAACAAAAGGTCCGGAACCACCTGGGAAGGGTAAATGTTTCCTGCATATAGAAGATTCCTTACAAAGAAAATAAAGTTTTCCTGTTTTTCTCGGCCTGAGTCATCATCCCAAAACTTTAAAATGTTGTCCTTTGTTTTCTTTGCGCTCCTTATTTTCTTTGCGTGCAATTTCGTATCTTAATTTTCGAAATCCATCATGGTATGAAAAGCTTGCCAACACTCCCGCTGATCGCAGACCAGCCCCGCTTCAGTCTACTGGACCCGGTGCGGAACAGGATTGAACTGATCATATTCTGCAGTGTTTTCAGTTTTTGCTTCATGTATATTTTCCTGCCCTTTAATATCAATATGTGGTATGAAGGACAGCACCTGCCACTGGTGACCTTCTTCGGCATTTTTACCGGTTGCGGCATAGTGGGGCTCGCCATCTCCCAGTTCCTGCTGGCAGGCTGGAAAATACGCCGCCGCCTCACCAACGCCACCTACCTCTGCTGGCTGCTGGGCGAAATTGTGCTGGTAGCCTCCATCGTTACCCTCGTGGACGTACTGCTCACCGATACCTTCTTCTTTACCTGGAACGAGTTTGTCAGCACCCTGCGGTATACCGCGCTGATCATGCCTCTCCCGTATATGATCTCCCTGCTCTGGTTTTTCTCCCGTGAGAAATACCGGCAGCTGAAATCACTGGAAAACAGGGTATCACAAATAGCGGGACCAGTGGCCCCGGTAGTCAGCATGCCGGCGGCAGCTCCTGTAATGTTACCGGACAACTGCCTGCAGATCAAAGACGAACAGGGCAAAACCGCCCTGTCGGTACATCCGGCCAAACTACTCATGATCAAAGCGGAAGATAACTACGTACAGGTGTTTTACCGCAACGGTACCGCCGTCAGTAAAGAACTGGTAAGGGTACCGCTCAAAAAAATGGAAACACAACTCACCGCCAGTGGCTTCGCCCGGGCACACCGTTCCTACCTGGTCAACCTGTCGAAAGTGGTACTTTTTAAGAAAAATTCAAAAGGTTACTTTTTACAGGTGGAAGGAATGGAAGATACGCCCGTTCCCGTATCCGGGACCTACCTGCCGGTATTTCAGTCAGCCTTCGGCTGATGTCCGGCTGCGAAACAAATGACCCCCTCGAAGATATTCCGGTAAATAATACACAATAGCCAATAGCCACTAATCGTTACCAGCGGCCTGTTGCTCAATAGCCATCAAATCCCGAAATTCCAAAATCTCGAAATAACCCAATTCCAAAAATCTCATTTCGCCCCATATGTGCCCGATTTCGCCCCAAACCCGCCGCTGTGGTCATGTTGCCACGGGTGTTTTTGGTAATATCGCCTTTGTCAACCTGTCTAAATTCCACCCTGATGATCAAAGTCTTATTATCAACCATTATTTGTCTGATGGGTTTTTTCCATCTGGCGCAGGCCCAGATCACGGTCTCGGGCAACGTGCGCAATGCGGACACTAAAGAGGTGGTCCCCGCCGTATCCGTCACCATGAAAGAAGCGCCTAACGGCGACTACACCAACGACCAGGGCAACTTCCGCTTTTCCGCCAAAAAACAGTACCCCGTCACCCTGATTTTTTCATCCCTTGGCTTTGAAACCAAAGAAGTCACCGTCACCGGCGCCGGGCCACTGAAAATAGAACTCACCCCCGTATCAGTGCTCGGCCGCGAAGTGGTGGTCTCCGCCAGCCGCTTTACCCAGAAAAAGATCGAATCGCCGGTCACCATCGAACGGATCAGCACCAAGGAAATCATCAACTCCCCCCAGCCCAGCTATTTTAATATGATACAGGGCCTCAAAGGGGTAGACGTGACCACCTCCAGCCTCACCTTCACCACCATCACCACCCGCGGCTTCAATACCAGCGGTAATACCAATTTCACCCAGATCGTGGACGGGATGGACAACCAGGCCCCCGGCCTCAACTTTCCCCTCGGCACCGCCATCGGCCTCACCGAACTGGATGTGGACAACCTGGAAGTGCTGTCCGGCGCCTCTTCCGCCCTCTACGGCTCCCGCGGCCTCAATGGTACCCTCGTCATGACCGGCAAAGACCCGTTCAAATATCAGGGCCTCAGCGCCCAGATCACCCAGGGGGTGAACCATGTCAGTAAAGGCAAATCCAACGACCCTTTCGGGCCTTCCCCTTACTACGACTGGACCATCCGCTGGGCCAAAAAAGTGAACGATAAATTCGCTTTTAAAATCAACATGCAGTACATACAGGCCAAAGAATGGATGGCCACCGATACCACCAATACCAACGGTCCCGGCGGCCCGCTCACCGACCCCAACTACAACGGCGTGAATATGTACGGCAGCAAAACATCCGTAGACATCAACCCGTTCCTCCAGGCTGCCCTCGCCCAGACACCGGAGCTGGCGCCCATCATCAACCCGCTGCTGGAAAAAGGCAGCAACTATGTGGCCCGCACCGGTTACCCGGAATACGGCTATCTGAGCAACGACGCCAAATTACTGAAGGCCAACGTGGAGTTGCGGTATAAGATCCGGCCACAGCTGGAAGCCATCATCTCCGGCACCTTCGGGAAAGGCAACGCGGTATACAGCAACGACACCCGCTACGCCCTCACCAATTTCCAGCTGGGCCAGTACCGTGCGGAGCTGAAAGCGGAACACTGGTTCCTGAGAGGCTATACCACCCGCGAAAACTCCGGTAACACCATCATCGCCAGCCCAACGGCCCAACTGATCAACGAAGCCTGGAAACCCAGCTTCAACCCAGCCACCGGCGACGGATGGTATCCGCAGTACACCGGCGCCCTGCTGGAAGCCATGGCCGGCGGTAAAAGCTACGCCGACGCCGGCAACATCGCCCGCGCCTTCGCGGACCAGGGCCGTCCCGACGCCTCCAGCCCCCTGTTCCAACACCTGAAAGACAGCATCTCTTCCCTGCCTACCTCCAAAGGAGGTACGCTCTTCCTCGATAAAAGCAAACTGTATAACGTGGAAGGTCAATACAACTTCACCCACCTCGTGAAGTTCGCGGAACTGATCGCCGGCCTCAACTACCGCCTGTACCGCCTCGACTCCAAAGGCACGCTGTTCCCCGATAGCGACGGTCCCATCGACGTAGCGGAATACAGCGCCTATGTCCACGCTACCAAAAAAGTGCTGAAGGAAAAGCTGAGCCTCAGCGCCGCCTTCCGCTACGATAAAAACACCCTCTTCGAAAAA encodes:
- a CDS encoding phosphoribosyltransferase, which codes for MFSNRITAAQQLAPLLKKYKEQPGGLVLAVPRGGVPIAYVIAKNLHLPLSLVLTKKIGHPANEEYAIGAVSLTDRYLVSHKEVSPAYIDEATTRIRKRLREMYHMYLGDRQPEPINGKTVIVVDDGIATGNTLLATVKMLRKENPAKIIVAAPVASQNAYAMLSKVVDELIILHIPTLFRGVGAFYDDFAQVTNEEVIYYLAKERT
- a CDS encoding dienelactone hydrolase family protein, which produces MDRFNEIVKIPVDNKLLEGELVIPETANSIIIFCHGSGSSRFSPRNKTVASKLREYNFGTLLFDLLTKEEEAADYYTRFNIQLLGNRLISVTKWLENLPHAHHCQLGYFGASTGAAAALTAASALPQIRAIVSRGGRPDLAANILSTITAPTLLIVGSLDHDVIAYNHFAYERLQGPKKLLIIEGAGHLFEEGNAMDKVAEDAAIWFNLYLQVHI
- a CDS encoding MBL fold metallo-hydrolase, translating into MGEKEYLSYAPSFVLLTHLHPDHAYFINEKASFDFPMLVFAPEPWQESNIRVISDPFVQNGYKITPIPTIHSTRVKSQGYLIEKGNCRLFYTGDMISIPSSYHRFLTGLDAVITEASYFRRGGMVRKNSDGRLFGHTGVPDLVDFFRKYTKHLIFTHFGSWFVKDPTAGKKKISGLADDSLTLDVAADGKEFMI
- a CDS encoding DUF302 domain-containing protein, whose protein sequence is MSHKIWPSTMMPECFWYAGWLTAISPMAPNILIRIMHALLFCKGIIIPIKGKLGEDFYNYKILGACNPPFAYQVLLAEDKIGAMLPCNIIVQEKKPGTIEVSAINPIVSMKAVLNKDLHKIAAEIKKQIEACFGAVVMVRKINNPLLF
- a CDS encoding SDR family NAD(P)-dependent oxidoreductase produces the protein MKKSSFDSKTAIVIGGTSGMGKATAKLLLEHGAKVIVISKSQASVDAALTELSAFGEVSGVRLNLTSDIEVANYISILEKDGRSINYLVNASGIFAPKPFLDSTREDYDALLDINRGFYFITQAVAKKMKTNGGGSIVNIGSYWAEHAVKGMPTSAYSMAKAALQAFTRHAAMELSDDKIRVNAIAPGIVETGVLDELMGSEEGVKEAYKGFNSIHPLGRNGQPKDVANAIVFLLSDEAAWITGTVLDIDGGLAAGRS
- a CDS encoding RNA polymerase sigma factor, producing the protein MHPFIEKYDESQDIITVQQACEGSRQAMEKLVGRHQRFIYNVALKLVKDADDAADLTQEVLIKMVTRLSLFNGKSSFRTWLYRMVMNHFISCKRKKVEKEVISFNQLGVYIDEVRDGDDMSVEEQEQYSDYITDVRNNCISGMLLCLDRQQRIVFILGGIFNLKSSVASVLLDITPENFRKQLSRAKADLFQFMDHKCGLINPENPCRCFKKAKGFMNEGKIDAKTQTFKSEYHQSILSVSGAKNKELDDLMESKYLHFFTSQAYADTKVGDQLIEVLLLDPQIKQLFHLN
- a CDS encoding helix-turn-helix domain-containing protein, which codes for MNRSSYKITRPDTEIRGLVDYFWEGEVCLDSTRQTSFEYLAPASTAVDLIFFNKGYFKDSLSEKTIAQNGIIYGQKASFNRYSTTSKQATIFGIKLKSSFVFHMLRVPASEITGHQVDLRTLLGCSGDRLTELILSSHSMEEKADTFTRFLKGQQREVQTKFRALEKLIASVDFLAEPSEISNQLGSFFLSRRQFERDFKTLTGFSVRKFSRLKRFELFFQAIQSNQLTSSFTQAAYQFGYYDQAHLNRDFKEFTGVSPKRYADTFLR
- a CDS encoding ester cyclase → MATITENKEICQRFFSELHDKGNFNIIEELVDPNVISHDPFPGQPSGSEGVRSTMTIFRNAFPDLKLIHNDMIAEGDKVMIKFTATGTHKGEFMNIPPTGNKIAYEEVVILRLKDGKIVEHWAVADAMTLLQQLGVKEI
- a CDS encoding helix-turn-helix domain-containing protein is translated as MPVTLYQYMQSLEMIRPSAALSRLITGFYVLPAARLEDSCLAVSDGMPAVAFLPHPEDRITFTTGNRTVTLAGAWISSQYLEKTTLQLQRPEGELLIVRFNPVLFYQRWPLLPARLQQGAAGSLPALLGPESTTLLQQLASATSTTAKIHATEAWMATQLPEQPGHNSLLETAFSYICQRKGLTTVKELTAFLGVNYKWLERNFRYYTGLPPKLFLRQHRFVQACLALLYARPVDFMAVALEHGYYDQNHLIKEFKQFTGMAPGRFREGLPERR
- the def gene encoding peptide deformylase, producing the protein MILPVMAYGHTILRTPCTEVPADFPGLAELVENMWQTLAGARGVGLAAPQVNQPLRLFIVESRSTFNQLGPEERARLFPDGAGIRETFINPRITAVSAEDWEDEEGCLSIPGLWAPVRRPWSITIEYQDADLRPRRRTCAGLTARMIQHEYDHLEGRLYLDLLSPLQRKLLAGKLEKVRKGRYRAGYPIK
- a CDS encoding LytTR family DNA-binding domain-containing protein, which translates into the protein MKSLPTLPLIADQPRFSLLDPVRNRIELIIFCSVFSFCFMYIFLPFNINMWYEGQHLPLVTFFGIFTGCGIVGLAISQFLLAGWKIRRRLTNATYLCWLLGEIVLVASIVTLVDVLLTDTFFFTWNEFVSTLRYTALIMPLPYMISLLWFFSREKYRQLKSLENRVSQIAGPVAPVVSMPAAAPVMLPDNCLQIKDEQGKTALSVHPAKLLMIKAEDNYVQVFYRNGTAVSKELVRVPLKKMETQLTASGFARAHRSYLVNLSKVVLFKKNSKGYFLQVEGMEDTPVPVSGTYLPVFQSAFG